A genomic segment from Spinacia oleracea cultivar Varoflay chromosome 3, BTI_SOV_V1, whole genome shotgun sequence encodes:
- the LOC110791380 gene encoding uncharacterized protein has product MGNDEEPPQKTIAAAVDLDYYLGSGDGPGIVITPVKLRGASNYDEWAKASQNPLTAGNSVGKNDSEAMNTTEKLEEGYSTQRPPMFSGKYYSYWRNRMEIFIKAENYQVWRVIEVGDFQVTKLNTSGETVPKPIAEFDKADYEKLELNAMAVKILHCGLGPNEHNRVMGCKNAKQIWDLLQVTHEGTNEVKRSKIDLLMHQYELFTMKPSETIQDMITRFTNIINELNSLGKIITPEEQVRKVLRSLPQDPWMAKVTALQETKDFTKFNLEQLAGSLLTHELQLNARPSENNKNRALALKTENDENSEEDEETALFARRFRRMFRNYKDGDHRGKPNRKFSKTDTGCHKCGNLEHRIRECPLWDQERGKGKETTRDRFKDNRNSFSKTDVRKAMIAAWGDTSSDEEQEQPNEETSHLCLVAEHEEDGSDSESEKFQASLTQIKNKLESLSKLELFDLLSCLTSDYEDLLKEKLDSDKEHQTTIKELSNELEWTKNTNIDIDKRFFNLFDQNLHIKEICEVLRSENIWLKQELIDLEVAKTKNLYKEELERTQLELVKIHQEKTKLEDELARKTRHRIEGTPKWIEEARTKRTKGLGFNHKKRQPKKTRVDLYSDLICSFCGLIGHYRNSCPKNQRSLEKNIEHTRTKWVEVRGNNTWHKDLLTATSTFQSGNLSLIPRPLQTLWLGRIGLVPRLGHSLLSISQFCDKGNYAKFFSNKCLIINSNTDTVILEGQRKGNTYVVNLNSVPHSNLTCLSVIEDDPLLWHKRFGHASFSLMNKLNSKNLVTGLPNTKFAKVSVCDACIKGKTSENFFQVKGNDQYNKTTGADPHGLMWTNENSK; this is encoded by the exons agccagaaccCTTTAACTGCAGGTAATTCTGTCGGGAAAAACGATTCAGAAGCTATGAACACAACTGAGAAACTCGAAGAGGGATACTCAACACAACGACCTCCAATGTTTAGTGGCAAATACTATTCATACTGGAgaaacaggatggagatctTTATCAAAGCTGAGAACTATCAAGTATGGAGAgtcattgaagttggagacttccaaGTCACCAAGCTAAACACCTCTGGTGAAACCGTTCCTAAACCGATTGCTGAATTTGACAAAGCCGACTATGAAAAGCTCGAGcttaatgccatggctgtcaaaattctTCACTGTGGACTAGGTCCTAATGAGCACAATAGAGTAATGGGATGCAAGAATGCGAAGCAAATATGGGATCTGCTCCAAGTCACTcatgaaggaacaaatgaaGTCAAAAGATCAAAGATTGATCTTTTAATGCACCAATATGAATTGTTCACCATGAAACCTTCTGAAACAATTCAAGACATGATCACCCGCTTCACTAACATCATCAATGAATTGAACTCTCTTGGAAAAATCATAACCCCTGAGGAACAAGTTAGAAAAGTTCTAAGAAGTCTTCCACAAGATCCCTGGATGGCCAAGGTAACTGCCCTTCAGGAAACTAAAGACTTCACCAAGTTTAACCTGGAACAACTAGCTGGATCCCTCCTGACTCATGAACTGCAACTAAATGCACGACCTTCAGAGAATAACAAAAATAGGGCTCTTGCtctaaaaactgaaaatgatGAAAACTCTGAAGAGGATGAGGAAACAGCTCTATTTGCTAGAAGATTCAGAAGAATGTTCAGGAACTATAAAGATGGAGATCACCGAGGGAAACCTAACCGAAAATTCTCCAAAACTGATACTGGATGCCATAAGTGTGGAAACTTGGAACATCGTATTAGGGAATGCCCTCTCTGGGATCAAGAAcgaggaaaaggaaaggaaacaacCAGAGACAGATTCAAAGATAACAGGAACTCATTCTCCAAAACTGACGTGAGAAAGGCCATGATTGCTGCATGGGGAGACACTTCTTCGGATGAGGAACAGGAacaacccaacgaagaaacatctCACCTATGCCTTGTAGCTGAACATGAAGAAGATGGATCCGACTCAGAATCTGAAAAATTCCAGGCAAGTCTCactcaaattaaaaataaacttgAATCTCTTTCCAAATTAGAATTGTTTGATCTACTTTCCTGTCTCACTAGTGATTATGAGGATCTACTGAAAGAAAAGTTAGACTCTGATAAAGAACACCAGACCACCATAAAAGAACTTAGTAATGAGCTAGAATGGACAAAAAATACTAACATAGATATAGACAAACGGTTCTTTAACCTCTTTGATCAGAACCTCCACATAAAAGAAATCTGTGAAGTTTTACGAAGTGAAAACATCTGGCTAAAACAAGAACTAATTGATCTAGAAGTGGCCAAGACTAAAAACCTTTACAAAGAAGAACTAGAAAGAACTCAACTGGAACTAGTTAAGATTCACCAAGAAAAGACCAAACTAGAAGATGAACTAGCTAGAAAGACTAGACACAGAATAGAAGGAACACCTAAATGGATAGAAGAAGCTAGAACCAAACGCACAAAAGGACTAGGTTTCAACCATAAGAAACGTCAACCTAAAAAGACTAGAGTAGATCTCTATAGTGACCTAATATGCTCCTTCTGTGGCCTAATTGGTCACTACAGAAACTCTTGTCCCAAAAACCAACGAAGCTTGGAAAAGAACATAGAACACACCAGAACTAaatgg Gtcgaagtgagggggaacaacacatg GCACAAGGATCTCCTCACAGCAACCTCCACTTTCCAAAGCGGGAATCTCTCTCTTATCCCGCGTCCTCTCCAGACTCTTTGGCTTGGAAGGATTGGGCTTGTGCCTCGTCTAGGACATAGCTTATTAAGCatttctcaattctgtgacaaaggaaattatgctaaattcttCTCGAATAAATGTCTGATTATCAACAGTAACACTGATACAGTGATCTTAGAGGGACAGAGGAAAGGGAACACCTATGTGGTTAACCTGAACTCCGTTCCTCACTCCAATCTGACCTGTCTCagtgttattgaagatgatccattATTGTGGCATAAAAGATTTGGtcatgctagtttctctctaATGAACAAGTTGAATTCAAAAAATTTAGTCACAGGTCTTCCGAATACCAAGTTCGCAAAAGTATCAGTATGTGATGCCTGTATCAAAGGAAAAACAAGTGAGAACTTCTTTCAAGTCAAAGGGAATGATCAGTACAACAAGACCACTGGAGCTGATCCacatggacttatgtggaccaatgagaactcAAAGTAG